A single region of the Solwaraspora sp. WMMD406 genome encodes:
- a CDS encoding NAD kinase yields the protein MAVPGARSALLVTHTGRRRSTDHARTVAADLIEAGFEVRVVAEEAEDLDLPGVHPIGGPAAADGVEIVFALGGDGTFLRAAELARPAKAPLLGINLGKVGFLAEAEIGDLDRAVRQVVAREYTVDERLTLDVRAELDQGVTIESWALNEISVEKGQRAQMLELMVDVDGRPLSRYGADGVVCATPTGSTAYAFSAGGPVVWPEVEALLLVPISAHALFSRPLVTAPSSTFVITVDPYTTFAVLCCDGRRVYDLPPGARVTVRRGGLPVRVVRLHPRPFTDRLVAKFDLPVNGWRGNRR from the coding sequence GTGGCGGTGCCAGGGGCGCGTTCCGCGCTGTTGGTGACCCACACCGGCCGGCGGCGTAGCACCGACCACGCCCGGACCGTCGCGGCCGACCTCATCGAGGCCGGCTTCGAGGTACGGGTGGTGGCCGAGGAGGCCGAGGACCTGGACCTACCCGGGGTTCATCCGATCGGCGGTCCGGCCGCCGCCGACGGGGTGGAGATCGTCTTCGCGCTCGGCGGCGATGGCACGTTCCTGCGCGCCGCCGAGCTCGCCCGTCCGGCGAAGGCGCCGCTGCTGGGTATCAACCTCGGCAAGGTGGGCTTCCTGGCCGAGGCCGAGATCGGTGACCTGGACCGGGCGGTACGCCAGGTCGTGGCCCGAGAGTACACTGTGGACGAGCGGTTGACCCTGGACGTGCGGGCCGAGCTCGACCAGGGGGTGACCATCGAGTCCTGGGCGTTGAACGAGATCAGCGTCGAGAAGGGCCAGCGGGCCCAGATGTTGGAACTGATGGTCGACGTGGACGGACGCCCCCTGTCGCGGTACGGTGCCGACGGTGTGGTCTGCGCCACACCGACCGGCTCGACGGCGTACGCGTTCTCGGCCGGCGGCCCAGTGGTGTGGCCCGAGGTCGAGGCACTGCTACTGGTACCGATCAGCGCCCACGCGCTGTTCAGCCGTCCGCTGGTCACCGCGCCGAGTTCCACCTTCGTGATCACGGTGGACCCGTACACCACCTTCGCGGTGCTCTGCTGCGACGGTCGGCGGGTCTACGACCTGCCGCCGGGTGCCCGCGTGACGGTCCGTCGGGGTGGGTTGCCGGTACGGGTGGTGCGGCTGCATCCACGCCCGTTTACCGACCGGCTGGTGGCCAAGTTCGACCTGCCGGTCAACGGCTGGCGCGGCAACCGGCGCTGA
- a CDS encoding TlyA family RNA methyltransferase yields the protein MARRNRLDVELVRRGLARSREQAATLIDAGRVEVRGVAAGKAAAMVDPADPVRVVGDDPTLGYVSRGAHKLIGALDGTGLAVSGRRCLDAGASTGGFTDVLLRRGAAEVVAVDVGYGQLAWSLRNDQRVRVQERTNVRTLTPELIGGQVALTVADLSFISLRLVLPALAACTRSDGDLLLMVKPQFEVGRERVGAGGVVRDLDLRTEAVLAVARAGADRGLGVAAVVASPLPGPRGNVEFFVWFRTGAPPVDPLQVRTVVEAGPVMEEGRTR from the coding sequence ATGGCACGCCGCAATCGTCTCGACGTCGAGTTGGTCCGCCGTGGACTCGCCCGGTCCCGCGAGCAGGCCGCAACGCTGATCGACGCCGGGCGTGTCGAGGTACGCGGCGTCGCGGCCGGCAAGGCCGCCGCTATGGTCGACCCGGCGGATCCGGTCCGGGTGGTCGGCGACGATCCGACGCTCGGCTACGTCTCCCGGGGGGCGCACAAGCTGATCGGCGCGTTGGACGGCACCGGGTTGGCAGTGTCCGGCCGTCGATGCCTGGACGCCGGCGCCTCGACGGGCGGGTTCACCGACGTGTTGCTGCGCCGTGGAGCGGCGGAGGTGGTGGCGGTGGACGTCGGCTACGGCCAGCTGGCCTGGTCACTACGGAACGATCAGCGGGTACGCGTTCAGGAACGGACCAACGTGCGTACCCTCACCCCGGAGCTGATCGGCGGCCAGGTCGCGCTGACGGTCGCGGACCTGTCGTTCATCTCGCTGCGTCTGGTCCTGCCGGCGCTCGCCGCCTGCACCAGATCGGATGGTGACCTGCTGCTCATGGTCAAACCACAGTTCGAGGTGGGCCGGGAACGGGTGGGTGCCGGCGGGGTGGTGCGTGACCTGGACCTGCGTACCGAGGCGGTCCTGGCGGTCGCGCGCGCCGGTGCGGATCGCGGCCTGGGCGTGGCGGCCGTGGTCGCCAGTCCGCTGCCCGGTCCCCGGGGCAACGTGGAGTTCTTCGTCTGGTTTCGGACCGGTGCGCCACCTGTCGACCCGCTACAGGTCAGGACGGTCGTCGAGGCGGGCCCGGTCATGGAAGAAGGTAGGACGCGGTGA
- a CDS encoding SCP2 sterol-binding domain-containing protein encodes MASVDECRQALQELAARLDENADHVRERVNLDRTLACRITDLAVAFHGRLADGRLLGLADGDDPKAKIALNIGSDDLLAMVRGELDVGRAMATRRLSINASPFDLLKLRKLL; translated from the coding sequence GTGGCCAGCGTTGACGAGTGCCGGCAGGCGCTACAGGAGCTCGCCGCCCGGCTCGACGAGAACGCCGATCACGTACGGGAACGGGTCAACCTGGACCGTACGCTGGCGTGTCGGATCACCGATCTCGCGGTCGCCTTTCACGGGCGGCTGGCCGACGGCCGGCTCCTCGGCCTCGCCGATGGTGACGACCCCAAGGCCAAGATCGCGCTCAACATCGGCAGTGACGATCTGCTGGCCATGGTCCGTGGCGAGCTGGACGTCGGCCGGGCGATGGCGACCCGACGGTTGTCGATCAACGCGAGCCCGTTCGATCTGCTGAAACTCCGGAAGCTGCTGTAA
- a CDS encoding HAD-IIA family hydrolase, with protein MTETFAGAGSAPAPVLDGLAAQHDLVIFDLDGVIYLIDQPIPGAVDAVGRLRTGGAAVAYATNNASRRAAQVAGLLTGMGVPAAVEEVLTSAGATAALLAERYPPGAKVLVVGADALHEEVAAVGLRPVATAQDGPSVVVQGYGPQVGWSDLAEASVAIRAGADWVATNTDRTLPSARGPLPGNGSLVAALRTALGRDPDEVVGKPSPGLFATAARRVGAVRPLVVGDRLDTDIEGANRAGMASLLVLTGISDAAELLTAPESRRPTYVAADLAGLFDPADGTPIASTDPVVSTAARWRVSRDGDGTTIELAGGGGTPSDALRTLCRSAWQGPTPISRVRAGSAQAEAVLRDLGLTERIAAG; from the coding sequence GTGACCGAGACGTTCGCCGGGGCGGGAAGTGCTCCCGCCCCGGTCCTCGACGGGCTCGCGGCACAGCATGACCTGGTCATCTTCGACCTGGACGGGGTCATCTACCTGATCGACCAGCCGATACCCGGTGCCGTCGACGCCGTCGGCCGGCTGCGGACTGGCGGCGCAGCGGTGGCGTACGCCACCAACAACGCGTCGCGTCGGGCGGCCCAGGTCGCCGGACTGCTCACCGGTATGGGCGTACCCGCCGCCGTGGAGGAAGTCCTCACCTCGGCGGGTGCCACCGCGGCCCTACTCGCTGAGCGCTATCCCCCCGGGGCGAAGGTGCTGGTGGTCGGCGCGGACGCGCTGCACGAGGAAGTCGCGGCTGTCGGGTTGCGTCCCGTCGCCACCGCACAGGACGGCCCATCGGTGGTGGTGCAGGGGTACGGTCCGCAGGTCGGCTGGTCCGACCTCGCGGAGGCGTCGGTCGCGATCCGGGCCGGGGCGGACTGGGTCGCGACGAACACCGACCGGACCCTGCCTAGCGCCCGTGGCCCCTTGCCCGGCAACGGGTCGCTGGTGGCAGCGTTGCGTACGGCCCTCGGCCGGGATCCCGACGAGGTGGTGGGCAAGCCTTCCCCGGGGCTGTTCGCCACCGCCGCGCGGCGGGTCGGCGCGGTCCGGCCGCTCGTCGTCGGTGACCGGTTGGACACCGACATCGAGGGCGCCAACCGCGCCGGCATGGCCAGCCTGTTGGTGCTGACCGGGATCAGCGACGCGGCGGAGCTGCTGACCGCGCCCGAGTCGCGGCGACCGACCTACGTCGCCGCGGACCTGGCTGGCCTGTTCGATCCGGCTGACGGCACGCCCATCGCGTCGACGGACCCGGTCGTGTCGACCGCCGCGCGTTGGCGGGTCAGCCGGGACGGGGACGGCACCACCATCGAGCTTGCCGGCGGGGGCGGGACACCATCGGACGCACTCCGGACGCTGTGCCGGTCGGCGTGGCAGGGTCCGACTCCGATCAGTCGGGTGCGGGCGGGTTCGGCGCAGGCGGAGGCCGTACTGCGGGATCTCGGGCTGACCGAGCGGATCGCAGCTGGATAG
- a CDS encoding tetratricopeptide repeat protein: MARHLVATGRLIDEEPELALAHALAARRMASRIAAVREAVGLAAYHAGEWQTAIGELRTYHRMTGRQTHLAVLADCERALGRPERAIDIYRGVGRDVLNRAEAIELLMVAAGARGDLGQPDVAVAMLQVRELSAETVEVWSGRLRYAYADALLSAGRRDEAREWFARALEADEQGTTDAAERLLELDGIVLTGDDLEALAEDEADPGDEADPGSESIGDGVTEDELDLAADDGGTDDEVDLTVARDSGGKPDHGDDSDDSRHDHADDVVTASLVTDDDHAVPGQGGAGTPAPLSADEPEPAVQPGDLR; encoded by the coding sequence GTGGCACGTCACCTGGTCGCCACCGGCCGGCTGATCGACGAAGAACCCGAACTCGCGCTCGCACACGCACTGGCCGCACGTCGAATGGCCTCCCGGATCGCCGCTGTCCGCGAGGCGGTGGGCTTGGCTGCGTACCACGCTGGCGAATGGCAGACCGCCATCGGTGAGCTGCGGACGTACCATCGGATGACCGGTCGGCAGACCCATCTCGCGGTGCTCGCCGATTGTGAGCGCGCCCTCGGCCGGCCTGAGCGCGCGATCGACATCTATCGCGGCGTCGGCCGTGACGTCCTCAATCGAGCCGAAGCGATCGAACTGCTGATGGTCGCGGCCGGGGCGCGGGGTGACCTCGGTCAGCCGGACGTGGCGGTCGCGATGTTGCAGGTGCGGGAGTTGTCCGCCGAGACCGTCGAGGTCTGGTCTGGTCGACTTCGGTACGCCTACGCAGACGCCCTGCTGAGTGCCGGCCGGCGGGACGAGGCGCGGGAGTGGTTCGCCCGCGCGCTCGAGGCGGACGAGCAGGGAACGACCGACGCCGCTGAGCGGCTGCTGGAGTTGGACGGCATCGTGCTTACCGGCGACGACCTCGAAGCACTCGCCGAGGATGAGGCCGACCCGGGTGATGAGGCTGACCCGGGTTCGGAATCCATCGGTGACGGCGTCACCGAGGACGAGCTCGACCTGGCTGCGGACGATGGCGGCACCGACGACGAGGTCGACCTCACCGTGGCCCGGGACAGCGGCGGGAAGCCTGATCACGGTGACGACAGCGACGACAGCCGGCACGACCATGCCGATGACGTCGTGACCGCCAGCCTGGTGACGGACGACGACCATGCCGTGCCGGGCCAGGGCGGCGCCGGTACGCCGGCCCCACTTTCCGCAGACGAGCCGGAGCCCGCCGTCCAACCCGGTGACCTACGGTGA